A region of Myxococcus stipitatus DSM 14675 DNA encodes the following proteins:
- a CDS encoding NACHT domain-containing protein — protein sequence MMDLAGNFIGQVCHIEAAEYGGERHNDKMSNEDRRSFENLMVMCYEHHRITNDVEQYPAARLRRIKEDHERRFAGPEREDLERRFALAAQSFNEDNYLQRHCLPPPACVELTAQPTTIPPNVDSRPLVEPIRSGSDDSGAKNESHAVSLTQMLMTVAIGKTILVVGDGGSGKSTTLKMALAAAAERRRNDRSAPLPILLALSRFRGDLNALINESLGIAQGDWRTLPGTFLVFCDGLNELPLDEMASFGDALETPQRRDRVALVVSVRGGGVRGRTQLPSIDRVLRLSPLNKAQMIKMAQQALGMEDALGLLDHLRDRMPSRRLNFARLPFGFVAMLDEFRDKKVLPVTDAAVMEAFLRKRLLRAREAPKELAFIGDLADELLVGLAVGIALELRLNKHLSSMRRPDVQSVLTSVLRKAQQDGLFGADAITSVQAFAWMRHAELLILSADDWVSFRHDLIADYFAALALAKDWERYVGVLRRTYVTDDAWLLRVSRSELNAWRRSSVFAASCPGCAVSLCLGEASQGLVIDAARDAAERGNELAMLEAISVMRTIGNEDSLDWLRECAVGIDRKQLMDSRVGFNLLRALAYLGDESVLGWLLEDSSHGALQIWQYANPERALALSREYLARNGECEFARMNLCLDTLVQYGDSRDVLLLSKIIQGLPNPYLVVHAFRALFGIEPTLALGCLRPRYMESPDDLGIYLRAIAETGTPLDSRMLIQFVFFGFHDVKPGKKTDAEYHIDIKTREPAAKFLELCQIDSADVDLLLAGYELHPRSRHFVWSIAQAHQLAAFDRLAIQAVLSGGAAELGSVVEFARVRSWGPAIRNEFDRGLLHRVETDSTLMRMTFSCYRVLRYLAEHGNGALAASVVTDRVAQLGAAYEKISVNESVSLPWGDPESDFHLKIVSDVSVEWEFAALLPIASAVADLLPEDTIRIWLRVDTSRFSGGEQQLQSIYGRLRGDELDEKLCSFENEVSAAHFLLVLVELGITRRRVDAFSRLLVFGMWDLRVCFALLKVLPILWRNDADEVARIVVDVVARSPISQFQLHAEFVDEVLGRMTRRIAERVVGPALVAARDPLSREILQLWYDKGMRLRSVD from the coding sequence ATGATGGATCTGGCTGGAAACTTCATAGGCCAAGTCTGTCATATCGAAGCAGCTGAGTATGGGGGCGAGCGCCACAACGATAAGATGTCGAATGAGGACCGTCGCTCATTCGAGAACCTAATGGTGATGTGCTACGAGCACCACCGTATTACGAACGATGTCGAGCAGTACCCGGCTGCGCGGCTGCGTCGAATCAAAGAGGACCACGAGCGACGTTTCGCTGGCCCTGAGCGCGAGGATTTGGAGAGGCGTTTTGCTCTCGCTGCTCAATCTTTCAACGAAGATAACTACCTGCAGAGGCATTGTCTTCCGCCACCTGCTTGCGTGGAACTCACCGCACAACCCACCACGATTCCGCCCAACGTGGACTCTCGACCACTCGTTGAGCCAATCCGATCTGGCAGCGACGACTCCGGGGCAAAGAACGAGAGTCACGCAGTGTCGCTGACGCAGATGCTGATGACTGTCGCCATTGGCAAAACCATACTCGTCGTTGGAGATGGCGGTAGCGGGAAAAGCACGACACTGAAAATGGCACTTGCTGCAGCAGCAGAGAGGCGTCGGAATGATCGTTCGGCCCCCCTCCCCATCCTGCTTGCGCTTTCCCGATTTCGTGGCGATCTGAATGCGCTGATAAACGAGAGCCTCGGGATCGCCCAGGGGGACTGGAGAACGCTGCCTGGAACCTTTCTGGTGTTCTGTGATGGTCTGAACGAGTTGCCGCTCGATGAGATGGCTTCCTTTGGGGACGCACTTGAAACGCCCCAGAGGAGGGACCGAGTTGCTCTCGTCGTTAGTGTTCGTGGGGGAGGGGTGAGGGGTCGTACCCAGCTTCCTAGTATCGACAGGGTACTTAGGTTGTCTCCCCTCAATAAGGCCCAGATGATCAAGATGGCGCAGCAAGCTCTCGGCATGGAAGATGCCCTCGGCCTTCTGGACCATCTCCGCGACCGTATGCCATCACGGCGACTCAACTTTGCCCGTTTGCCATTTGGCTTCGTGGCAATGCTAGATGAATTCCGAGATAAGAAGGTGCTCCCTGTAACTGATGCTGCCGTGATGGAGGCATTTCTTAGGAAGCGACTTCTTCGTGCGCGTGAAGCACCCAAGGAGCTCGCATTCATTGGCGACCTTGCAGACGAGTTGCTCGTAGGTCTTGCTGTCGGGATTGCCCTCGAGCTTCGGCTGAACAAGCACCTGTCCTCGATGCGACGTCCCGACGTGCAGTCGGTCTTGACCAGCGTCTTGCGCAAAGCGCAGCAGGACGGCCTGTTTGGCGCCGATGCTATTACCAGTGTTCAGGCATTTGCATGGATGCGCCATGCTGAGTTGTTGATCCTCTCGGCTGATGACTGGGTGTCCTTTCGCCACGACCTCATAGCAGATTATTTCGCTGCTTTGGCGCTGGCGAAGGACTGGGAGAGGTATGTTGGTGTGCTCAGGCGAACGTACGTCACTGACGACGCGTGGCTTTTGCGAGTGAGCAGATCCGAGCTGAACGCATGGCGTCGCTCAAGCGTGTTTGCGGCGAGCTGTCCTGGCTGCGCAGTGTCTCTTTGTCTTGGCGAGGCGTCTCAAGGTTTGGTCATCGATGCTGCGCGAGATGCTGCTGAGCGTGGAAATGAGCTCGCCATGCTTGAGGCCATTTCGGTCATGCGTACGATTGGCAATGAGGATAGCCTCGACTGGCTCCGTGAATGTGCCGTTGGAATCGACCGCAAGCAACTAATGGATAGTCGAGTAGGGTTTAATCTACTGCGAGCACTTGCCTACCTGGGCGATGAGTCTGTGCTTGGTTGGCTCCTTGAGGATAGCTCGCATGGCGCCCTGCAGATTTGGCAATATGCGAACCCAGAACGCGCCCTGGCCCTTTCGCGGGAGTATCTTGCGAGAAATGGAGAATGCGAGTTTGCGCGCATGAATCTATGCCTGGACACGCTCGTGCAGTATGGGGACAGTCGGGATGTGCTTCTCCTGTCGAAGATCATCCAGGGCTTGCCAAATCCCTACCTGGTTGTTCACGCGTTCCGGGCTCTTTTTGGCATAGAGCCGACGCTTGCTCTAGGGTGTCTTAGGCCGCGGTACATGGAGAGTCCTGACGACTTGGGCATATATCTTAGGGCGATTGCTGAGACCGGAACTCCGCTCGATTCCAGGATGCTCATTCAGTTTGTTTTCTTCGGATTTCACGATGTGAAGCCCGGCAAGAAAACGGATGCCGAGTATCACATCGATATCAAAACGCGCGAGCCGGCAGCAAAGTTCCTCGAGTTGTGCCAAATCGATAGTGCGGATGTGGATTTGCTTCTTGCTGGATATGAGTTGCATCCGAGGAGTCGGCACTTCGTCTGGTCTATTGCGCAAGCGCATCAGTTGGCTGCGTTCGATAGGCTTGCTATTCAAGCCGTACTATCAGGCGGAGCGGCCGAACTCGGCTCAGTCGTAGAGTTCGCACGAGTGCGTAGCTGGGGTCCGGCGATTCGCAACGAGTTTGATAGAGGGCTGCTCCATCGAGTCGAAACGGATTCGACTCTGATGAGGATGACGTTCAGTTGCTACAGGGTGCTTCGTTACTTGGCGGAGCATGGAAATGGAGCCCTTGCGGCCTCAGTGGTAACGGACCGGGTGGCGCAACTTGGGGCCGCGTACGAGAAAATTAGTGTCAATGAATCTGTGTCGCTGCCATGGGGGGATCCTGAGTCGGACTTCCATCTGAAGATAGTGTCTGATGTTTCTGTTGAGTGGGAGTTTGCTGCGTTGCTGCCAATCGCGTCGGCGGTGGCTGACTTGTTGCCGGAGGACACGATTCGGATTTGGTTGAGGGTCGATACATCGCGGTTTAGTGGGGGCGAACAGCAGCTTCAGTCGATCTATGGTCGGCTGAGGGGGGATGAACTTGATGAGAAGCTTTGTTCGTTCGAGAATGAAGTGTCCGCCGCTCACTTCTTGTTGGTTCTCGTAGAGTTGGGTATTACGCGTCGCCGCGTCGATGCATTCTCAAGGCTGCTTGTTTTTGGAATGTGGGACTTGAGAGTGTGCTTTGCTCTTCTGAAGGTGCTGCCAATTCTGTGGCGCAACGATGCCGATGAGGTTGCTCGAATTGTGGTTGATGTGGTTGCGAGATCGCCGATCAGTCAATTTCAGCTTCATGCGGAGTTTGTCGATGAAGTGCTTGGGAGAATGACAAGGAGGATAGCAGAGCGCGTTGTGGGGCCTGCGCTGGTTGCTGCCCGCGACCCGCTGTCGAGGGAGATTCTTCAGTTGTGGTACGACAAGGGAATGCGACTCCGCAGCGTGGATTAG